In the genome of Streptomyces globosus, one region contains:
- a CDS encoding pyridoxal phosphate-dependent aminotransferase: MTSATPSSERRVSARIGAISESATLAVDAKAKALKAAGRPVIGFGAGEPDFPTPDYIVEAAVEACRDPKFHRYTPAGGLPELKKAIAEKTLRDSGYEVDAAQVLVTNGGKQAIYNAFAAILDPGDEVIVPAPYWTTYPESIRLAGGVPVEVVADETTGYRVSVEQLEAARTERTKVLLFVSPSNPTGAVYSEEDAKAIGEWAAEHGLWVLTDEIYEHLVYGDAKFTSLPVLVPALRDKCIIVNGVAKTYAMTGWRVGWVIGPQDVVKAATNLQSHATSNVSNVAQVAAIAAVSGSLDAVAEMRKAFDRRRQTMVRMLNEIDGVFCPVPEGAFYAYPSVKELLGKEIRGKRPQTSVELAALILDEAEVAVVPGEAFGTPGYLRLSYALGDEDLVEGVSRIQKLLAEAKA, encoded by the coding sequence ATGACCTCTGCAACGCCTTCCTCCGAGCGCCGCGTGTCCGCCCGTATCGGCGCCATCTCCGAGTCCGCCACCCTCGCCGTCGACGCCAAGGCCAAGGCCCTGAAGGCCGCCGGGCGCCCGGTCATCGGCTTCGGCGCGGGCGAGCCCGACTTCCCGACTCCGGACTACATCGTCGAGGCGGCGGTCGAGGCCTGCCGCGACCCGAAGTTCCACCGCTACACGCCGGCCGGCGGTCTGCCCGAGCTGAAGAAGGCCATCGCCGAGAAGACGCTGCGCGACTCCGGCTACGAGGTCGACGCCGCGCAGGTGCTGGTCACCAACGGCGGCAAGCAGGCCATCTACAACGCCTTCGCCGCGATCCTCGACCCGGGTGACGAGGTCATCGTCCCGGCCCCGTACTGGACCACGTACCCGGAGTCCATCCGCCTGGCCGGCGGCGTCCCGGTCGAGGTCGTCGCCGACGAGACCACCGGCTACCGGGTCTCGGTCGAGCAGCTGGAGGCGGCCCGCACCGAGCGCACCAAGGTCCTCCTCTTCGTCTCCCCCTCGAACCCGACGGGCGCGGTCTACAGCGAGGAGGACGCGAAGGCGATCGGCGAGTGGGCCGCCGAGCACGGCCTGTGGGTGCTGACGGACGAGATCTACGAGCACCTGGTCTACGGCGACGCGAAGTTCACCTCGCTGCCCGTCCTGGTCCCGGCGCTGCGCGACAAGTGCATCATCGTCAACGGCGTCGCGAAGACGTACGCGATGACCGGCTGGCGCGTGGGCTGGGTCATCGGCCCGCAGGACGTGGTCAAGGCCGCGACGAACCTCCAGTCGCACGCCACCTCGAACGTCTCCAACGTGGCGCAGGTCGCCGCCATCGCCGCCGTCTCGGGCAGCCTGGACGCGGTCGCGGAGATGCGGAAGGCCTTCGACCGCCGCCGCCAGACGATGGTCCGGATGCTGAACGAGATCGACGGCGTGTTCTGCCCGGTCCCCGAGGGCGCCTTCTACGCGTACCCGTCGGTCAAGGAGCTGCTCGGCAAGGAGATCCGCGGCAAGCGCCCGCAGACCTCCGTCGAGCTGGCCGCGCTGATCCTGGACGAGGCCGAGGTCGCGGTCGTCCCGGGCGAGGCCTTCGGCACGCCCGGCTACCTGCGCCTGTCGTACGCCCTGGGCGACGAGGACCTGGTCGAGGGCGTGTCCCGGATCCAGAAGCTGCTGGCCGAGGCCAAGGCCTGA
- a CDS encoding MaoC family dehydratase N-terminal domain-containing protein has protein sequence MALDQSFVGRSYPPTDPYEVGREKIREFAVAVGDAHPVYTDPEAAKAAGYPDVIAPPTFVFAITFAAAGQVVADPQLGLDYSRVVHGDQKFAYTRPVRAGDRLSVTSTIEAVRTMAGNDIIDIRGEVHDETGEHVVTAWTKLVSRAPEEA, from the coding sequence ATGGCGCTCGACCAGTCCTTCGTCGGGCGGAGCTACCCGCCCACCGATCCCTACGAGGTCGGCCGGGAGAAGATCCGCGAATTCGCGGTGGCTGTCGGGGACGCCCATCCCGTCTACACCGACCCCGAGGCCGCCAAGGCCGCCGGGTACCCGGACGTGATCGCCCCGCCGACCTTCGTGTTCGCGATCACCTTCGCCGCCGCCGGGCAGGTCGTCGCCGACCCGCAGCTCGGCCTCGACTACAGCCGCGTCGTCCACGGCGACCAGAAGTTCGCCTACACCCGCCCCGTCCGCGCCGGCGACCGCCTCTCGGTGACCTCCACCATCGAGGCCGTGAGGACCATGGCCGGCAACGACATCATCGACATCCGCGGCGAGGTCCACGACGAGACCGGCGAGCACGTGGTGACGGCGTGGACGAAGCTCGTCTCCCGCGCCCCCGAGGAGGCCTGA
- the rplA gene encoding 50S ribosomal protein L1, translating to MKRSKTLRAADAKVDREKLYAPLEAVRLAKETSATKFDATVEVAFRLGVDPRKADQMVRGTVNLPHGTGKTARVLVFATGDRAAAATAAGADIVGDDELINEIAKGNRLNEFDAVVATPDLMGKVGRLGRVLGPRGLMPNPKTGTVTMDVAKAVTEIKGGKIEFRVDKHSNLHFIIGKVSFSDEQLVENYGAALEEILRLKPSAAKGRYLKKAALTTTMGPGIQLDPNRTRNLLVEEDPAAV from the coding sequence GTGAAGCGCAGCAAGACCCTCCGCGCTGCGGACGCCAAGGTCGACCGGGAGAAGCTGTACGCCCCGCTCGAGGCCGTCCGTCTCGCCAAGGAGACGTCCGCCACCAAGTTCGACGCCACCGTCGAGGTCGCCTTCCGCCTGGGTGTTGACCCGCGCAAGGCCGACCAGATGGTCCGCGGCACCGTGAACCTCCCGCACGGCACCGGTAAGACCGCCCGGGTCCTGGTCTTCGCGACCGGTGACCGTGCTGCGGCCGCGACTGCCGCCGGCGCCGACATCGTCGGCGACGACGAGCTGATCAACGAGATCGCCAAGGGCAACCGCCTGAACGAGTTCGACGCGGTTGTCGCCACCCCGGACCTCATGGGCAAGGTCGGCCGCCTCGGCCGCGTGCTCGGTCCCCGTGGCCTGATGCCGAACCCGAAGACCGGCACCGTCACCATGGACGTCGCCAAGGCCGTCACCGAGATCAAGGGCGGCAAGATCGAGTTCCGCGTCGACAAGCACTCGAACCTGCACTTCATCATCGGCAAGGTCTCCTTCTCCGATGAGCAGCTGGTCGAGAACTACGGCGCGGCCCTGGAGGAGATCCTCCGCCTGAAGCCGTCCGCCGCGAAGGGCCGCTACCTGAAGAAGGCCGCCCTGACCACCACCATGGGCCCCGGCATCCAGCTGGACCCGAACCGCACCCGCAACCTCCTCGTCGAGGAGGACCCGGCCGCGGTCTGA
- the secE gene encoding preprotein translocase subunit SecE, whose translation MTDALGSIDKPDAEDEAREKKARKGGKRGKKGPLGRLALFYRQIVAELRKVVWPTRKQLSTYTTVVIVFVVIMIGLVTVIDYGFQEAIKFVFG comes from the coding sequence GTGACGGACGCCCTGGGCTCCATCGACAAGCCTGACGCCGAGGACGAAGCCCGCGAGAAGAAGGCCCGCAAGGGCGGCAAGCGCGGCAAGAAGGGTCCTCTGGGCCGGCTCGCGCTCTTCTACCGCCAGATCGTCGCGGAGCTCCGCAAGGTCGTCTGGCCCACCCGCAAGCAGCTCTCGACGTACACCACCGTGGTGATTGTCTTCGTCGTCATCATGATCGGTCTGGTGACCGTGATTGACTATGGGTTCCAGGAAGCCATCAAGTTCGTCTTCGGCTGA
- a CDS encoding LppX_LprAFG lipoprotein gives MNAYRKKALGAVLAAVLLAGGATACEDGKGAGDAKKDGAAAAPSAAAPKPAEVTPAAFLEKTKAKAAEITSVRYTMAGTAAGQTVSGEASMRLKPTAAIAMKMANPEKPGENVEIRLLDGALYLGAEGKYLKFDLKSLDPEAARKLDRLGGAQQGENPGDRAGDMSAAKDLKTVGEETVDGQKTTHLSGTVTLDELRAASAAGTPEAKERRSKNLQALEAQGIKSLAMDIWIDENHQTRQFRTRGEGTEGPLDMTVKFLDVNKPVDIAAPPADQVLDLAQLTQEG, from the coding sequence ATGAACGCGTACCGCAAGAAGGCCCTCGGGGCGGTCCTGGCCGCCGTCCTGCTGGCCGGCGGAGCCACGGCGTGCGAGGACGGCAAGGGCGCCGGGGACGCCAAGAAGGACGGCGCCGCGGCGGCGCCCTCCGCGGCCGCGCCGAAGCCGGCCGAGGTCACTCCGGCGGCCTTCCTGGAGAAGACCAAGGCGAAGGCGGCGGAGATCACCTCCGTCCGCTACACCATGGCGGGCACGGCCGCGGGGCAGACCGTCTCCGGCGAGGCCTCCATGCGGCTGAAGCCCACCGCTGCCATCGCCATGAAGATGGCGAACCCGGAGAAGCCCGGCGAGAACGTGGAGATCCGCCTCCTCGACGGCGCCCTGTACCTCGGAGCCGAGGGCAAGTACCTGAAGTTCGACCTCAAGTCCCTGGACCCGGAGGCGGCCAGGAAGCTCGACCGGCTCGGCGGCGCCCAGCAGGGCGAGAACCCGGGCGACAGGGCCGGCGACATGAGCGCGGCCAAGGACCTGAAGACGGTCGGCGAGGAGACCGTCGACGGGCAGAAGACCACCCACCTCAGCGGCACCGTCACGCTGGACGAGCTGCGCGCCGCCTCGGCCGCGGGCACGCCCGAGGCCAAGGAGCGCCGGAGCAAGAACCTGCAGGCGCTGGAGGCCCAGGGCATCAAGAGCCTGGCCATGGACATCTGGATCGACGAGAACCACCAGACCAGGCAGTTCCGCACCCGCGGCGAGGGCACCGAGGGCCCGCTCGACATGACCGTCAAGTTCCTCGACGTCAACAAGCCGGTCGACATCGCGGCCCCGCCGGCCGACCAGGTCCTGGACCTCGCCCAGCTGACCCAGGAAGGCTGA
- the nusG gene encoding transcription termination/antitermination protein NusG, whose product MSDPNLNASHDSVESVEDELDTVEAADAVEPDEAELADAEDAALHAEDEVEHEDAPAEEAAEAAAEDEAAQAADAEAEEAAEEAEPVDPVQALRDELRLLPGEWYVIHTYAGYEKRVKANLEQRAVSLNVEEFIYQAEVPEEEIVQIKNGERKNVRQNKLPGYVLVRMDLTNESWGVVRNTPGVTGFVGNAYDPYPLTLDEIVKMLAPEAQEKAAKQAAEEAGLPAPAVKRTIEVLDFEVGDSVTVTDGPFATLQATINEINPDSKKVKGLVEIFGRETPVELSFDQIQKN is encoded by the coding sequence GTGTCTGACCCGAACCTGAACGCGAGCCACGACTCCGTCGAGTCCGTCGAGGACGAGCTCGACACCGTCGAGGCGGCAGACGCTGTGGAGCCGGACGAGGCAGAGCTCGCCGACGCCGAGGACGCCGCGCTGCACGCCGAGGACGAGGTCGAGCACGAGGACGCCCCGGCCGAGGAGGCCGCCGAGGCCGCGGCCGAGGACGAGGCCGCCCAGGCCGCCGACGCCGAGGCCGAGGAGGCCGCCGAGGAGGCCGAGCCCGTCGACCCGGTCCAGGCGCTCCGCGACGAGCTGCGCCTGCTGCCCGGCGAGTGGTACGTCATCCACACCTACGCGGGCTACGAGAAGCGCGTGAAGGCCAACCTGGAGCAGCGCGCCGTCTCGCTGAACGTCGAGGAGTTCATCTACCAGGCCGAGGTGCCCGAGGAAGAGATCGTCCAGATCAAGAACGGCGAGCGCAAGAACGTCCGGCAGAACAAGCTGCCCGGCTACGTGCTCGTCCGCATGGACCTGACGAACGAGTCCTGGGGCGTCGTCCGCAACACCCCCGGCGTCACCGGCTTCGTGGGCAACGCCTACGACCCGTACCCGCTGACCCTGGACGAGATCGTCAAGATGCTCGCCCCGGAGGCGCAGGAGAAGGCCGCCAAGCAGGCCGCCGAGGAGGCCGGGCTGCCCGCGCCCGCCGTCAAGCGCACCATCGAGGTCCTCGACTTCGAGGTCGGCGACTCGGTCACCGTCACCGACGGCCCGTTCGCGACGCTCCAGGCCACCATCAACGAGATCAACCCGGACTCGAAGAAGGTCAAGGGCCTCGTCGAGATCTTCGGCCGCGAGACCCCGGTCGAGCTGAGCTTCGACCAGATCCAGAAGAACTGA
- the rplK gene encoding 50S ribosomal protein L11 → MPPKKKKVTGLIKLQINAGAANPAPPVGPALGQHGVNIMEFCKAYNAATESQRGMVVPVEITVYEDRSFTFVTKTPPAARLILKHAGVDKGSGEPHKTKVAKLTAAQVREIAELKMPDLNANDIDAAMKIISGTARSMGVTVEG, encoded by the coding sequence ATGCCTCCCAAGAAGAAGAAGGTCACGGGGCTTATCAAGCTCCAGATCAACGCCGGTGCCGCCAACCCGGCCCCGCCGGTCGGCCCCGCGCTGGGTCAGCACGGCGTCAACATCATGGAGTTCTGCAAGGCCTACAACGCCGCGACCGAGTCGCAGCGCGGCATGGTCGTGCCGGTGGAGATCACGGTCTACGAGGACCGCTCCTTCACCTTCGTGACCAAGACCCCGCCGGCCGCGCGCCTCATCCTGAAGCACGCGGGCGTGGACAAGGGCTCCGGCGAGCCGCACAAGACCAAGGTCGCCAAGCTGACGGCCGCCCAGGTCCGCGAGATCGCCGAGCTGAAGATGCCCGACCTCAACGCCAACGACATCGACGCCGCCATGAAGATCATCTCTGGCACCGCGCGCTCGATGGGCGTCACGGTCGAGGGCTGA
- a CDS encoding MaoC family dehydratase — protein MTAQIKYDDVEVGTELPAASFPVTRATLVQYAGASGDFNPIHWNERFAKEVGLPDVIAHGMFTMAQAIRVVTDWAGDPGAVVEYGVRFTNPVVVPDDGTGAVIDVTAKVAAKLDGNQVRVDLVATAAGQKVLGRSRAVVALA, from the coding sequence ATGACCGCGCAGATCAAGTACGACGACGTCGAGGTCGGCACCGAGCTGCCCGCCGCGTCCTTCCCCGTGACCCGCGCCACCCTCGTGCAGTACGCCGGCGCCTCCGGCGACTTCAACCCGATCCACTGGAACGAGAGGTTCGCCAAGGAGGTCGGCCTCCCGGACGTCATCGCCCACGGCATGTTCACCATGGCGCAGGCGATCCGCGTCGTCACCGACTGGGCCGGCGACCCCGGCGCCGTCGTCGAGTACGGCGTCCGCTTCACCAACCCGGTCGTCGTCCCCGACGACGGCACCGGCGCCGTGATCGACGTCACCGCCAAGGTGGCCGCCAAGCTCGACGGCAACCAGGTCCGCGTCGACCTCGTCGCCACCGCCGCCGGCCAGAAGGTCCTCGGCCGCTCCCGCGCCGTCGTCGCCCTCGCCTGA
- a CDS encoding adenosine deaminase, giving the protein MEHVRDLTLLPKAHLHLHFTGSMRPSTLLELADKYGVRLPDALTAGEPPKLRATDERGWFRFQRLYDAARSCLRRPEDIRRLVREAAEEDVRDGAGWLEIQVDPTSYAPHLGGLIPAVEVILDAVESASRDTGLGIRVLLAANRMKHPLDARTLARLAVRYADRGIVGFGLSNDERRGMARDFDRAFAIAREGGLLAAPHGGELTGPASVRDCLDDLHAARIGHGVRAAEDPALLRRLADAGVTCEVCPASNVALGVYERPEDVPLRTLFDAGVPMALGADDPLLFGSRLAAQYEIARRHHGFTDAELAELARQSVRGSAAPQEVQDKLLAGIDHWLAG; this is encoded by the coding sequence ATGGAGCACGTACGCGATCTGACGCTTCTGCCGAAAGCCCATCTGCACCTGCACTTCACGGGGTCCATGCGGCCGTCGACCCTGCTGGAGCTCGCCGACAAGTACGGCGTGCGCCTCCCGGACGCCCTGACCGCCGGGGAGCCCCCGAAACTCCGCGCCACCGACGAGCGCGGCTGGTTCCGCTTCCAGCGGCTGTACGACGCCGCCCGCTCGTGCCTGCGCCGGCCGGAGGACATCCGGCGGCTGGTGCGGGAGGCCGCGGAGGAGGACGTCCGCGACGGGGCCGGCTGGCTGGAGATCCAGGTCGACCCGACCTCGTACGCCCCGCACCTGGGCGGGCTGATCCCGGCGGTGGAGGTGATCCTCGACGCGGTCGAGTCGGCCTCGCGGGACACGGGGCTCGGGATCCGCGTCCTGCTCGCCGCGAACCGCATGAAGCACCCCCTCGACGCCCGCACGCTGGCCCGCCTCGCCGTCCGGTACGCCGACCGGGGGATCGTCGGCTTCGGGCTGTCCAACGACGAGCGCCGCGGCATGGCCCGCGACTTCGACCGGGCGTTCGCGATCGCCCGGGAGGGCGGTCTGCTGGCCGCGCCGCACGGCGGCGAGCTGACGGGCCCGGCGTCGGTGCGGGACTGCCTGGACGATCTGCACGCCGCGCGGATCGGGCACGGGGTGCGGGCCGCCGAGGATCCGGCGCTGCTGCGGCGGCTGGCGGACGCGGGGGTGACGTGCGAGGTGTGCCCCGCGTCGAACGTGGCGCTCGGGGTGTACGAGCGTCCGGAGGACGTGCCGCTGCGGACGCTGTTCGACGCGGGGGTGCCGATGGCGCTGGGCGCGGACGACCCGCTGCTGTTCGGGTCGCGGCTGGCCGCGCAGTACGAGATCGCCCGCCGGCACCACGGGTTCACGGACGCGGAGCTGGCGGAGCTGGCGCGCCAGTCGGTGCGGGGGTCGGCCGCGCCGCAGGAGGTGCAGGACAAGCTGCTGGCGGGGATCGACCACTGGCTGGCGGGGTAG